A single genomic interval of Brevibacillus brevis harbors:
- the murQ gene encoding N-acetylmuramic acid 6-phosphate etherase: MNLENLQALTTEGKNEGSSDLDQLSARGIVQMMNDEDKKVPYAVERVLDQVSDAVEVITHALEKGGRLFYFGAGTSGRLGILDASECPPTFGTQPELVQGVIAGGPSAMVRAVEGAEDSFALGQEDVHKYGVTKKDVVVGIAASGRTPYVLGVLAEAQKIEAKTIAVSCNKPSYINEGVDVAINVVVGPEVLTGSTRLKAGTAQKLVLNMLTTATMIRLGKVYGNLMVSVQATNLKLKERVKRIIMEVTGASYEEAEQLADQADGDAKTAIIMKLTGSSREEATRLLNVTNGRIREAIQQLD, translated from the coding sequence ATGAATCTGGAGAACTTGCAAGCATTGACGACTGAAGGAAAAAACGAGGGCAGTAGTGATTTGGATCAATTGAGTGCCCGAGGCATTGTACAAATGATGAACGATGAAGACAAGAAAGTTCCTTATGCAGTAGAGCGCGTCCTCGATCAAGTATCCGATGCAGTAGAGGTTATCACACACGCATTGGAAAAGGGCGGAAGACTGTTTTACTTTGGTGCTGGAACGAGTGGACGTTTAGGGATATTGGATGCGTCCGAGTGTCCGCCGACCTTTGGTACCCAGCCTGAGCTCGTTCAGGGTGTGATTGCAGGCGGACCATCCGCAATGGTACGTGCGGTAGAAGGAGCAGAGGATTCTTTTGCATTAGGCCAAGAAGATGTGCATAAATACGGCGTGACCAAAAAGGATGTGGTCGTAGGTATCGCAGCCAGTGGACGGACTCCTTATGTACTCGGTGTTTTGGCAGAGGCACAGAAGATCGAAGCCAAGACAATTGCTGTCTCTTGCAACAAGCCATCGTACATCAATGAAGGAGTAGATGTAGCGATTAATGTCGTCGTAGGACCGGAAGTATTGACCGGATCGACGAGGCTCAAGGCAGGAACGGCCCAAAAGCTGGTGCTGAACATGCTGACGACAGCGACGATGATTCGCTTGGGCAAAGTGTACGGAAATCTGATGGTCAGCGTGCAGGCGACCAACCTCAAGCTGAAGGAACGAGTAAAGCGGATCATCATGGAAGTGACCGGAGCGAGTTACGAGGAAGCGGAGCAATTGGCTGATCAGGCAGACGGTGATGCGAAGACAGCCATTATTATGAAGCTGACCGGATCGAGCAGGGAAGAGGCCACTCGTTTGTTGAATGTTACCAATGGGAGAATCAGGGAAGCTATTCAGCAGTTGGACTAA
- a CDS encoding ABC transporter ATP-binding protein, which produces MAAMLTIDDLRTSFIQAGKKLTVIEGVSLSVEPGETVGVVGESGCGKSVTSMSIMQLLGRNVEMTGSIRFQDKELLSLTDKQMQTIRGNQIAMIFQEPMTSLNPLHSIGKQISEPLRRHLGLSKQEAKRRTIELLKEVGIPRADEIISDYPHQLSGGMRQRVMIAMAMSCAPKLLIADEPTTALDVTIQAQILELMKKVRQEQGTSILLITHDLGVVAEMCHRVIVMYAGQIVEEADVKQLFDEPKHPYTRGLLKSMPSVSVNQERLDAIPGSVPLLSEMPVGCRFAPRCSQVMDICREKNPELTPVADNQKCRCWLYREEDVQ; this is translated from the coding sequence ATGGCAGCAATGCTTACGATTGATGATTTGCGAACTTCTTTTATCCAAGCAGGCAAAAAGCTGACCGTGATCGAGGGTGTCAGTCTCTCTGTAGAGCCTGGTGAAACCGTCGGTGTGGTCGGTGAATCCGGATGTGGAAAAAGCGTGACTAGCATGTCCATCATGCAGCTCTTGGGACGGAATGTGGAGATGACCGGGAGCATCCGTTTTCAAGACAAGGAGCTGCTCTCACTTACGGATAAACAAATGCAGACGATTCGCGGCAATCAGATCGCGATGATTTTTCAGGAGCCGATGACTTCGCTCAACCCATTGCATTCGATCGGCAAACAGATCAGCGAGCCCTTGCGTCGGCATCTCGGACTGTCCAAACAGGAAGCCAAGCGACGGACGATCGAGCTTTTGAAAGAAGTCGGGATTCCGCGTGCCGATGAAATCATTTCCGACTATCCGCACCAATTGTCAGGCGGGATGCGTCAACGTGTGATGATTGCGATGGCGATGTCTTGTGCACCCAAGCTCTTGATTGCCGACGAACCGACGACGGCGTTGGACGTGACGATTCAGGCGCAAATATTGGAGCTCATGAAAAAAGTCCGGCAAGAGCAAGGCACTTCCATCCTGCTTATCACACATGACCTGGGAGTCGTGGCGGAGATGTGTCATCGCGTCATCGTCATGTATGCAGGTCAAATCGTAGAGGAAGCCGACGTCAAGCAGTTGTTTGACGAGCCAAAGCATCCGTATACGAGAGGGCTTTTGAAATCAATGCCTTCTGTCAGTGTCAACCAAGAGCGTTTGGATGCGATTCCGGGATCGGTGCCTCTTTTGAGCGAAATGCCTGTGGGATGTCGTTTTGCACCGCGCTGCTCACAAGTCATGGATATTTGCCGCGAGAAAAACCCAGAGCTTACGCCTGTCGCAGATAACCAAAAGTGCCGCTGCTGGCTGTATCGCGAGGAGGACGTGCAATGA
- a CDS encoding ABC transporter ATP-binding protein, giving the protein MRQPLLEVKSLTKHFTSKQGFFGKEKVVRAVDGVNLTVYPGETVSIVGESGCGKSTTGRCILRLIEPTDGEIFFEGQDIRKLNESELRRARRNMQLVFQDPFASLNPRKTIGQLLEDPLIIHGIGNSVERRKQVEEMIQIVGLSKQQLDRFPHEFSGGQRQRIGIARALILRPKLIVADEPVSALDVSIQAQILNLMQDLQKEFNLTYLFISHDLSVVRHISDRVAVMYLGKVVEVADKQSLYEKPTHPYTQALLSAVPVPNPHLTTQRIILEGDLPSPANPPSGCTFHPRCRHCMDICKTVAPVASEVSAGHFVTCHMDQS; this is encoded by the coding sequence ATGAGGCAACCATTGCTGGAAGTCAAATCATTGACCAAGCATTTCACGAGCAAGCAAGGATTCTTCGGCAAGGAGAAAGTCGTCCGTGCCGTCGACGGAGTCAACCTGACTGTTTATCCGGGTGAGACTGTCAGCATCGTAGGCGAATCGGGTTGTGGGAAGTCCACGACAGGACGATGCATCCTTCGTCTGATTGAGCCGACTGATGGAGAAATCTTTTTTGAAGGACAGGATATCCGCAAGCTCAATGAATCAGAGCTGCGCCGGGCTAGACGCAACATGCAGCTCGTGTTTCAGGACCCGTTTGCCTCGCTGAACCCGCGAAAAACAATCGGACAGCTTTTGGAGGACCCACTCATCATTCATGGCATCGGCAATTCAGTAGAACGCCGCAAGCAAGTCGAGGAGATGATCCAGATCGTCGGCCTCTCCAAGCAGCAGTTGGATCGCTTTCCGCATGAGTTTTCCGGTGGTCAGCGCCAGCGGATTGGAATCGCAAGGGCACTGATTTTGCGCCCGAAGCTGATTGTGGCCGATGAGCCTGTGTCTGCTCTGGACGTGTCGATTCAGGCACAAATTTTGAACCTGATGCAAGATTTGCAAAAGGAGTTCAATCTGACGTATTTGTTTATCTCGCATGATTTGAGTGTCGTCCGCCATATTTCGGACCGGGTAGCGGTTATGTATCTCGGAAAAGTGGTGGAGGTAGCGGATAAACAATCGTTGTATGAGAAACCAACACATCCCTATACACAAGCACTGTTATCAGCGGTGCCTGTACCGAATCCCCATTTGACGACCCAGCGGATCATTTTGGAGGGAGACCTGCCTAGTCCAGCGAATCCGCCGTCTGGCTGCACATTCCATCCGCGTTGCCGCCATTGTATGGACATTTGCAAAACGGTTGCTCCTGTGGCTAGCGAGGTATCAGCAGGGCACTTTGTCACTTGCCATATGGATCAGTCATGA
- a CDS encoding FAD-binding oxidoreductase: MLPESIREELRAIVGEKNCLDKQEALVAYSYDATPMQQALPDVVVMPKSTAEVQQVMRAAARHHIPIVTRGAGSNLCGGTIPVGGGIVLVLSRMNQIVEIDEQNLTITVQPGVRTVDIHQAVEALGLFYPPDPGSMVISTIGGNIALNSGGLRGLKYGTTKDYVLGLEAVLPNGEVIRTGGKLMKDVAGYDLTKLLVGSEGTLAIITEAILKLIPKPQTQRVMLAMFADMAQAARSVSDIIANRIIPGTLEFLDQGTIRVVEDFKQIGLPTDVAAILLIGQDGEPQTVDRDMERIAAICEKNDAVQIKVATTAEEADEVMTARRSALAALSRMRPTTILEDATVPRAAIAPMVAAIQEITERYGLQICTFGHAGDGNLHPTCMTDARNTEEIERVEHAFEEIFAAAIELGGTITGEHGVGIVKAPYLEWKVGAAGMEIMKGIKHAFDPHNLLNPDKMFAKQSRNRVVVQRA, encoded by the coding sequence ATGTTGCCAGAATCCATTCGTGAAGAGCTGCGTGCCATTGTCGGAGAGAAAAACTGTCTCGACAAACAGGAAGCATTAGTCGCCTATTCGTATGACGCGACACCAATGCAGCAAGCATTGCCGGATGTGGTCGTCATGCCGAAGAGCACAGCCGAAGTCCAACAGGTCATGCGAGCTGCAGCACGACATCACATCCCGATTGTGACGCGTGGAGCAGGCTCCAATCTATGCGGCGGAACGATACCAGTCGGGGGCGGAATTGTCCTGGTGTTGAGCCGGATGAATCAGATCGTAGAGATTGACGAGCAAAATTTGACGATAACGGTGCAGCCAGGAGTCCGAACGGTCGACATTCATCAGGCGGTAGAGGCACTCGGTTTGTTTTACCCACCCGATCCAGGCAGCATGGTCATCTCCACGATTGGCGGGAATATTGCGCTTAATTCGGGTGGACTGCGCGGGTTGAAGTATGGAACAACCAAGGATTACGTGCTGGGTCTCGAAGCTGTGTTACCGAACGGTGAGGTCATCCGCACCGGGGGCAAGCTGATGAAGGATGTGGCGGGCTATGATCTGACGAAGCTCTTGGTCGGTAGCGAGGGCACATTGGCGATCATTACCGAGGCTATTCTCAAGCTGATTCCGAAGCCACAGACACAGCGGGTTATGCTGGCGATGTTCGCCGATATGGCACAGGCGGCGAGGTCTGTTTCTGATATCATTGCCAATCGCATCATTCCCGGCACGCTTGAATTTCTTGATCAGGGCACGATCCGTGTTGTCGAGGATTTCAAACAGATCGGGCTTCCGACAGATGTGGCGGCGATTCTCCTGATCGGTCAGGACGGAGAGCCGCAGACGGTCGATCGGGACATGGAGCGGATCGCTGCGATTTGCGAGAAGAATGATGCCGTCCAAATCAAGGTAGCGACGACAGCGGAGGAAGCGGATGAGGTAATGACTGCCAGACGCAGTGCGCTCGCCGCATTGTCACGGATGCGCCCGACGACCATTTTGGAGGACGCAACCGTTCCTCGTGCCGCAATTGCGCCGATGGTCGCCGCGATCCAAGAGATTACAGAGCGTTACGGACTGCAAATATGTACCTTTGGCCATGCAGGAGACGGCAATTTGCATCCGACCTGCATGACAGACGCTCGCAACACGGAAGAGATCGAGCGTGTCGAGCATGCCTTCGAGGAAATTTTCGCGGCGGCAATCGAATTGGGCGGAACGATTACGGGAGAGCATGGCGTAGGGATCGTCAAGGCACCGTATTTGGAGTGGAAAGTAGGAGCCGCAGGTATGGAGATCATGAAAGGCATCAAGCACGCTTTCGATCCTCACAATCTCCTGAACCCTGACAAGATGTTTGCCAAACAGTCCCGGAACAGAGTGGTGGTCCAGCGTGCTTAA
- a CDS encoding serine hydrolase domain-containing protein, protein MNEQQIRERMESSLAQGIHQDIFPGGAVSLLRKDAPAVTVCMGKTSDEHDGRPVHSQTLYDMASLTKVMVTLPLILISVQEGKLSLTDSVTTYLPELTSAHDQERKGQIKIIHLLTHTSGLPAWRPYFLLGRNRGDYLRLIANESMLDDPGRSVVYSDLGFMLLGFLLERIWDEELDALSKRLIFQPSRMLHTSYLPLEQSRLQGMDIAATEKGNAFEQEMAVTFISELAEARNPLALEWQQALTGYGWREGVISGTVHDCNAHYGLEGVSGHAGLFSTLADTERYMQIWTSGKASVQLDPTLCALATRSLTDHSIHRRGLGWIISPTGGSLEQLAAGCSGGDLVSERAFGHTGFTGTSIWSDPMRDVTLITLTNRVHPVASPLIGAWRTAHHNRLFSVIKPDRTS, encoded by the coding sequence ATGAACGAGCAACAGATCAGAGAACGAATGGAGTCCAGTCTGGCGCAAGGGATTCATCAGGACATTTTTCCGGGAGGCGCTGTCAGCCTGCTGCGAAAAGATGCGCCTGCTGTGACAGTCTGCATGGGAAAAACAAGCGATGAACACGATGGAAGGCCGGTTCATAGTCAAACGCTGTACGATATGGCCTCTTTGACCAAGGTGATGGTGACCTTGCCGCTCATCCTCATCAGTGTGCAGGAAGGCAAGCTGTCGTTGACTGACTCCGTGACGACCTACCTGCCAGAATTGACGAGCGCCCACGATCAGGAACGCAAAGGGCAGATCAAAATCATTCACCTGCTCACACATACATCAGGACTTCCTGCATGGCGTCCGTACTTTTTGCTGGGGAGAAATCGGGGGGACTATTTGCGGTTGATCGCAAACGAGTCGATGCTGGATGACCCAGGGCGTAGCGTTGTGTACAGCGATTTGGGATTCATGCTGTTGGGCTTTTTACTGGAGCGCATCTGGGACGAGGAACTGGACGCACTTTCGAAGCGACTGATTTTTCAACCGAGTCGAATGCTTCATACGAGCTACTTGCCGCTGGAACAATCACGTCTGCAAGGAATGGACATTGCTGCTACGGAGAAGGGCAATGCCTTTGAACAAGAGATGGCTGTGACTTTCATATCGGAGCTGGCAGAAGCCAGAAATCCTTTGGCACTGGAATGGCAGCAAGCTTTGACCGGATACGGTTGGCGAGAAGGCGTTATTAGTGGCACTGTTCACGATTGCAACGCCCACTATGGCTTGGAAGGTGTCAGCGGGCACGCCGGACTTTTTTCCACCTTGGCTGATACAGAGCGCTACATGCAGATTTGGACGAGTGGGAAGGCTTCCGTACAGCTTGATCCGACGCTGTGTGCCTTGGCTACTCGCTCACTCACAGACCATTCGATTCATCGCAGAGGATTGGGGTGGATCATTTCCCCGACTGGCGGTTCCCTAGAACAGCTTGCCGCAGGTTGCAGTGGGGGAGACCTTGTTTCGGAACGCGCCTTTGGGCATACCGGCTTTACAGGAACGTCGATCTGGTCGGACCCTATGAGAGATGTGACACTGATTACATTGACAAACCGCGTGCATCCTGTCGCAAGCCCATTGATTGGGGCGTGGCGGACCGCTCACCATAACCGATTATTTTCTGTAATCAAACCTGACCGCACATCCTGA
- a CDS encoding (Fe-S)-binding protein, with protein MLKEALVNKLDYDELSNCMRCGFCQPACPTFRETGYEAASPRGRIALMKAVADGVMEPDKDFVDQMNLCLGCRACEPVCPAGVPYGQLIEQTREAIEEVQEHPWWVKAVRKLAFFHLFPYQKRMYQLGGFLRFYQRSGVQKAVRKLGVLSILPKQMREMEAIMPEASGKGIVDFFGGTVIPAVGERKYRVGMFHGCIMDVLFHETNRNTVRLLSEAGCEVIIAPDQVCCGALHAHSGEREQARHLARKNVAAFHKADVDIIVSNAGGCGAMLQEYDHLLAEDAEWQEKAQWFAARVKDISEVLALLVEPKAWQSLPQRITYQSSCHLRNGMKVTKEPVNLLQAIPGATYVQLREGDRCCGSAGIYNLVQPEMAGSLLDEKMSHVAATQADILVTTNPGCLLQMKAGIHRAGLEGKMEAVHIVDLLARVQQEEKPLSTPE; from the coding sequence GTGCTTAAAGAAGCCTTGGTAAATAAACTCGATTACGATGAATTGTCCAACTGTATGCGCTGTGGCTTCTGTCAGCCAGCCTGTCCGACCTTTCGGGAAACAGGTTATGAGGCAGCTTCTCCACGAGGTCGCATTGCCTTGATGAAAGCCGTAGCAGACGGCGTCATGGAGCCGGACAAAGATTTCGTCGACCAAATGAATCTGTGTCTCGGCTGCCGAGCATGTGAGCCGGTATGCCCTGCAGGTGTGCCGTACGGTCAGCTAATCGAGCAGACGAGAGAAGCGATCGAAGAGGTGCAGGAGCATCCATGGTGGGTCAAAGCCGTCCGCAAGCTCGCGTTTTTCCACCTGTTTCCTTATCAGAAGCGCATGTACCAGCTCGGTGGATTCTTGCGCTTCTATCAGCGCTCAGGTGTGCAAAAAGCCGTTCGCAAGCTGGGGGTGTTGTCCATCCTGCCTAAGCAAATGCGGGAAATGGAAGCGATCATGCCTGAAGCATCTGGGAAGGGTATCGTGGACTTTTTCGGTGGCACGGTGATTCCAGCCGTAGGCGAGCGCAAGTATCGTGTAGGAATGTTTCACGGTTGCATCATGGATGTTTTATTCCATGAGACAAATCGCAACACCGTGCGGCTTCTCAGTGAGGCAGGCTGTGAGGTCATCATCGCTCCAGACCAGGTGTGCTGCGGTGCTCTCCATGCACATAGCGGTGAGCGTGAACAGGCTCGCCATCTGGCAAGAAAAAATGTGGCTGCTTTTCACAAGGCTGACGTGGATATCATTGTATCCAATGCAGGTGGTTGCGGGGCAATGCTACAGGAATACGACCATTTGCTGGCGGAAGATGCCGAGTGGCAAGAGAAGGCACAATGGTTCGCAGCACGCGTGAAGGATATTAGCGAGGTGCTTGCACTCCTCGTCGAGCCAAAAGCATGGCAGTCATTGCCACAACGGATCACCTATCAGTCCTCCTGTCACCTGCGCAACGGGATGAAGGTGACAAAAGAACCAGTGAACCTGCTGCAAGCCATTCCGGGAGCCACATACGTACAGCTCCGCGAGGGAGATCGCTGCTGTGGCTCTGCGGGCATTTACAACCTGGTGCAGCCTGAGATGGCCGGGAGCCTTTTGGATGAAAAAATGAGTCATGTAGCGGCTACCCAAGCAGATATTCTCGTGACCACGAATCCAGGCTGTCTGTTGCAAATGAAAGCAGGCATTCATCGAGCTGGACTGGAAGGAAAGATGGAGGCCGTGCACATCGTCGATTTATTGGCGCGTGTACAGCAGGAAGAGAAGCCCTTGTCTACCCCAGAGTGA